aataaaaaaaaaacttcaacatGAGACCAAattaaatggactgcatttatatagcgcttttctactcatttgagtactcaaagcactttacagttatatgcctcacatctacctaccagtggcagaggctgctatacaggcttaccaactggccactgggagctgttgggggttcagtgtcttgctcaaggacacttcgacactctgccaggatgagccaaattcaaaccagggaccttccaatccccagtcgatTGCTTTACCTCCTGAGCCACTACAAATCTTAATATTTTATAGATAACAACGGTTTAAGACTCACACTTGTCAACtgaacataatgaaaataaattgtggAGGCAATCAAACTTATTGGAAAGTGATATGACACAGCAGTATGTAAATTTCTACGTTGACAACCTCTTTGTTCGAACTGATTAAAAAACGTCGCAAATGTGTTTTGACCGCCATCTAGTGTGTCATTCGTCACCCCATCTGCTCTTCCAAACTCCGCCTTTGATTATATTGGTTACGTAATCAACACCAGACGGAAGACGTCATAAATGTCAGACGGACGGAGCACTTCGATTTAAAGCGCACGCTTCAGGCTTATGTCAGCGCAGCCGTGTACCGGGGTGACCAGTTAGAGGACACGATGGAGAAGTGGAATACCTAGCGAGCTAGCAGGATCTGTGTGGAAATGAGATTATTCAGCATCTCATGCCAGCAATTTCTCAGGGAAGACTTGACACATTAGCTCCAGCCTAACTAGTTTGACGTTACTTTATCCAGGCATCTTGAACGCGACTTGCGGAAAACAAACATGTTGAAAAACAATcgaaacataaaatatatgctAAGTCTGGTACCCGGCAAACGGCGCTTTGGAACATACAGATTTCTGCCGTTCTTCTTCTGTCTGGGAGGAGTGATGGAGTGGATTATGATCAACGTGAGAATAGGAAAGGAGACATTCTGTAAGTATATGCCTTCAGCTTTAGCTAGCAACCTAGCTATGTGATTGGcaggctagctggctagctatttGCTATATGCGTGTTAGCTAGCTGTCCTTGTTGGTCGATTTAACAAGCTACACTAAATGCCTTAGGTAGGTGGCTAGTTTACATGATGCAACGTAAAATGCGATTAGAATAATGTTAAATAAGTTTCGCCAGTATTTAGGCAGCACTTGGGTTTGTTTCACCTGATTCACCACAATCGCAACTGAGAGCGCGGCTGCTTGTATCGCAGATCCATCTCGGGATCATAGACGTCATGTGTGACGAAATGGGGTGAAGAGGACAGTTATCAGTCCTATGATCACCGTCTATAAAACCCGCTTTTGTGTAACGTTCATGTTGTAGTCTAACTAATGCTGTTGTCTTCAATTTAGCTGTTAGACAAAGCTAGCTGCATCGCGTTTGTCTGACGGCTAGTTAACCGCCGCagtgcattgtactgttattttCACGAGGTCATTGTTACTCCTTTTTCTCTAGATGATGTGTACCGCAGAAAGCGGTCTGAAAGGGAGTACCAGCAGAAAGTCGATGACGGATTGATCGCCTTCACGGAATCGGCTGCAAAGTGAAAGTGTCATGGGCTCCGGTGGAATAAAGAACTCTTCTCACAGTCTGACGTGACCGGGAATAATGGTGGCTGAATGattgaaaagacatttttaaacctttttaatcATGTTACACGTGAAAACAACTATGTGCTTTGGGTGCTTCTAAACacattgtgtgtcattttggactataaaatggacaaaaaataaaacaagtatgAGGTAAATTAGAAAATCTTATGTCAGTTGgctgaagaaaaaacatttacccactgaatgtgtttgtgtgttgcatggcaaaatactgtaattttacaaaattattcTACACAGAAATTCATGTAACTGGAGGCAGGTGAACTGTATGACCTAAGGTCTGTTTTCTGTTCCTGAGAATGGCATTGCACAGAGCACTGCTTTCTGAGCAAACGTTAACTTTAAGTCCCATGGCTGAATCCACAGACGGGCACTGGAAGCTGAGTTtcttcatttccttttatttgctCAAACTCTGGAAGATCATGGGAACTAATGGCATGTCTCATTGTCCTTGAAAGGTCAGGCAAAACATCAGTCTGATTTGAGTGTGTCCCACCGAAATGGGGGCACTGTTTAATCAAACCTCTTAACTGCATTGTGATTGCTTGATTGGTTGTGCTCTGAACAGGTTTCCAAACTTTGTTGTTTGGTATGCCTGTGAATTGTGGGAATCTGATCCTGAACAATGTTTGAGGACAgggtaaatgtttttgtgtgtaattgcTGTATGAAAGCACTTTGTGTGAATTGAGGCAGAACTGTCCTTTGTTGGCCTTAATTTCTATTTATGACATTACTGTCCGTATCTTGAAGGTTAATTATAAACATCTTGACAACAACTTTattattcaacatttttaatggcCATGTGGCTTGAGGATGTATGTAGGCTTTCGGATAAGTCAAAGATAGTGGTAAAACAAGATGTGAAGCTCCATTTTTTCAGAGAGGAAATGCATCACTGTGGAGGTCACTGCTGAGTGGAGAGCCCATTGGTTGGCTTCAAAGAGCCAAAGAGGATATGACCAATCACACAGGTCCAGGTCCATTGCAGTAGAGCTGTGATTATAATATCACTAATGCAAAGTTACAGTGTCTTTACAATATTCTTTATGGTTCAGCGTTAAACTAGTCGTGAACAGGATGGCTGTCGGACATCTCAACTGCAGGGGCATCCTGCAACAGAAAAACCATTTTACATGCATGCTCTGTGAGCAATCCCTTCATCCCACCCCATATGATTTGCCTCATCTACACACcatattctggaaaaaaaactaaacatgtTTAAATTGAGCATCCAGTACATAATATCTGAGAAGGCTTTCACAGCTAGTGGGAAAAGGAAAACGATTTTAAAACGGTTGTGAGCAGATGGGTGTGCGCTCACCTGGAAGGTGTCGGCAGCACTGGGGCTGCTGTTGTACACGGGGTTAGGGATGGACACCAGGGGGGGAGAGCCTTCCTCCTGAGAGCGGcatgcctcttcctcctcttcctcagactGGCAGGTGCGGGGCAGACGGAGTTTGTTAAAACACAGAGAGCCAGTGGCTGTTAATCCATCTTACGGCACAAAAGCCTTCAGTTTGCTGTGTCTGCTGTAGAGGGTTTGAAACCATCTGTGGTTATTAATGGGGGTGTAATTATACTGATGGAGTTATGGCTTTCAGAGGAGGGAAAGGTGAGAACCTGCACGCCGTGCAGCGACCCAAAAAGAAGCTGTAGAGAGTTTGAAGAAAGAgtaaaagcaatgttttttttcatttaacacatCAAACTGAATGATTGCTCAATTCTCTCTTACACTGTGTCTTTGGACTCAGCACCTGAGGTTACACTTTGTGCATGTACCATGCCGTTATACAGAGCTTATTATAAGATATGGgaattttcattcaaattgtTATGGGAGAATTTAGTCTGGAGCCCAACCAGTGATAAAGTGttcagacagcagagcagagttGTCGAGTGCAAGAGTGGAGATGGGACTCTTACTTTGAAGTAGTGAAACCGGAAGGGGTCTTTCCTGTTCCTGAGGAAGTAGTAGACCAGCCCAATGCCTGCTGCGATGAGCAGACACACTGTGAGCACAGCGGTGGTGCCGCTGGACTGTGAGTGGAGTATGGATTGGCTCGGTCTGACCTTTTGCGTCTGGATGACAAGATATCAGGCCGTGAGATAGTCCTCAAACCCTGAACCCCTCTGCCCAGACCCCTCTGTGCTCTTCATTCAGAGTGCCTCATGTGTGATATCATGTATAATAATTGCAGGAATAggaacactgccccctgctgctcacTACTAACCTTACACCTCCTGGCGTTCAGGTCTGAATGCCTGGGCTGGCACTATCTGAATGCACCAATGGCAtgtgagaaaggggggggggggggggcgctgagCCCTCGATACTCACATTGGGGGGCGGAGCCTGCAGAGGCCCCTCGATTACATGGATTATCCCATTGGTTGCAGGGATGTCCCAGTCCACGATCCGCACCTTATTCACCAGTTTGGTCGCGTGGGACGCCTGCACAGAGGGCATC
This portion of the Megalops cyprinoides isolate fMegCyp1 chromosome 7, fMegCyp1.pri, whole genome shotgun sequence genome encodes:
- the LOC118780874 gene encoding small integral membrane protein 4, whose amino-acid sequence is MLKNNRNIKYMLSLVPGKRRFGTYRFLPFFFCLGGVMEWIMINVRIGKETFYDVYRRKRSEREYQQKVDDGLIAFTESAAK